The Candidozyma auris chromosome 1, complete sequence genome includes a region encoding these proteins:
- the ERG25 gene encoding methylsterol monooxygenase: protein MVSAVYHNYEGFGNVTTFSDALHNFSKVSDLNYVEKLWASYYYWMNNDLFATGLFFFLMHEIMYFGRCLPWAIIDRIPYFNKYKIQETKVPSNKEQWECLKSVLISHFLVEAFPIWFFHPLCEKIGISFSAPFPPWWKIAFHLALFFVAEDAWHYWFHRGLHHGVFYKYIHKQHHRYAAPFGLAAEYAHPVEVALLGMGTVGIPIVWCYFTRDLHLFTISVWICLRLFQAVDAHSGYEFPWSLHHFLPFWAGADHHDEHHHFFIGSYASSFRWWDFFLDTEAGPKGKASREQRMKKKAEKKVQ from the exons ATGGTTAG CGCTGTCTATCACAACTACGAAGGCTTTGGTAACGTCACCACTTTTTCAGATGCCTTgcacaacttctccaaggtGTCTGACTTGAACTATGTCGAGAAGCTCTGGGCCTCCTACTACTACTGGATGAACAACGACTTGTTCGCCACGggtctctttttcttcttgatgcaCGAAATCATGTATTTTGGTCGCTGTTTGCCCTGGGCCATCATCGACCGCATTCcttacttcaacaagtacaagaTCCAGGAAACTAAGGTCCCCAGCAACAAGGAGCAGTGGGAGTGCCTCAAGTCGGTGTTGATTTCTCACTTCTTGGTCGAGGCCTTTCCCATCTGGTTTTTCCACCCTTTGTGTGAGAAGATTGGTATCTCTTTCTCGGCTCCTTTCCCTCCTTGGTGGAAGATCGCTTTTCACTTGGCCTTGTTCTTCGTCGCTGAGGACGCCTGGCACTACTGGTTCCACAGAGGCTTGCATCACGGTGTTTTCTACAAGTATATTCACAAGCAACACCACCGTTATGCTGCTCCCTTTGGTTTGGCTGCTGAGTACGCCCACCCTGTAGAAGTGGCCCTTCTAGGCATGGGCACCGTCGGCATCCCCATTGTGTGGTGCTACTTCACCAGGGACTTGCATTTGTTCACCATCTCTGTGTGGATCTGCTTGAGGTTGTTCCAGGCTGTGGACGCTCATTCCGGTTACGAGTTCCCATGGTCCTTGCACCACTTCTTGCCTTTCTGGGCCGGAGCTGACCACCACGACGAGCACCACCACTTTTTCATTGGTTCATACGCCTCTAGTTTCAGATGGTGggacttcttcttggacaCTGAGGCCGGTCCAAAGGGCAAGGCTTCAAGAGAgcagagaatgaagaagaaagctgagaagaaggtcCAGTAA